GCATTATACCCCCGAGAAACGCACCGGGAACGCTCCCGATTCCGCCGAACACCGCCGCAGTGAATGCCTTGATGCCCGGAAGTGCTCCCGTCGTCGGCATCAGCGTCGGGTACGCAGAGCACAATAACGCTCCGGCAATTGCCGCAAGTCCCGAACCTATCGCGAACGTCATCGAGATTGTTGCGTTCACGTTAATTCCCATGAGGGTAGCCGCCCCCTTGTCCTCTGAACACGCGCGCATAGCCTTTCCCAGACGCGTCTTGCTGATGAACAGCGACAGCACAACCATAATCACGAGGCACGTCGCAATAGTCAGCACAGTAACGTGTGAGACAGACAGCCTCCCGTCGAACAGCCTGAACGCTCCGCGACCGACAATTGACGGGAAAACTTTAGGGTTCGACGACCACAGAAGAAGTGCTGTGTTCTGGAGAAAGTAGCTCATTCCGATTGCGGTAATCAGGACAGCGAGGGACGGTGCCTGACGTAACGGCTTGTAGGCGAGACGCTCGACGATTATCCCGAGAAGAGTGCAGAGCAGCATTGCCACAGCAACACCGAGAAACGGATTCAGGCCATACCGCGAGACCGCGTAGAAGCACACATAGCCTCCGACCATGATTACATCACCGTGTGCGAAGTTGAGCATTTTGGCGATGCCGTAAACCATCGTGTAGCCCAGAGCTATTATCGCGTAGATGCTTCCG
Above is a genomic segment from Synergistaceae bacterium containing:
- a CDS encoding branched-chain amino acid ABC transporter permease; translated protein: MIFLNYFISGISLGSIYAIIALGYTMVYGIAKMLNFAHGDVIMVGGYVCFYAVSRYGLNPFLGVAVAMLLCTLLGIIVERLAYKPLRQAPSLAVLITAIGMSYFLQNTALLLWSSNPKVFPSIVGRGAFRLFDGRLSVSHVTVLTIATCLVIMVVLSLFISKTRLGKAMRACSEDKGAATLMGINVNATISMTFAIGSGLAAIAGALLCSAYPTLMPTTGALPGIKAFTAAVFGGIGSVPGAFLGGIMLGVIEIFAKAYISSQLSDAVVFAVLIVVLLVKPAGLLGRAIQEKV